The following coding sequences are from one Pelmatolapia mariae isolate MD_Pm_ZW linkage group LG4, Pm_UMD_F_2, whole genome shotgun sequence window:
- the LOC134626157 gene encoding uncharacterized protein LOC134626157 yields MLKTGRITSCCVALLLTLTSVLAGKRTLNSISDLKSIDFGQTVPKHSLLLLYWFANEIDIDNNNIILLTFDPNSGEFSSHHYGNYERVLDPLPRGYRYYTVGNINQQTSLPLPYYVIHPRAEYPARNRDRIIFRVREQNVGRQTSQRIDQVYITQHYEPSENQGTRYNPEHTYQVTTNLLTEIREFSVEENDMSSLTYLRDRFGSHADDSQLWQIRNTWGELACLGLFLFIVIQEKYSTHKHNNRPQPTPRRNTQTDFVINIPESRHNNPVGMFAQIQADHRDEITLKVTTGKKGNARIIWSDVPRHLLKEGVMVALYKNDEEEDALTYKSIGNRGSGSYDTSVPLNEGLQARLHEARTLCCFWKSLGDEIDRGSVFKNPKAVKIPGYDVNLQLFAKDGKACARLIMNESFHNWKSEFKNAWVGFYSSENKATKNHEWWQWQWATKFKENTDFQDMFYDVYEYESGMTIAPGVQARFIMQDEIEKARTSPWGE; encoded by the coding sequence ATGTTGAAGACAGGAAGAATCACGAGCTGCTGTGTGGCTCTCCTCCTGACCCTAACCTCTGTGTTAGCTGGAAAACGGACACTGAATTCAATCAGTGATCTAAAGTCAATCGACTTTGGACAAACGGTGCCCAAACACAGCCTCCTGTTGCTCTACTGGTTTGCTAATGAAATTGACatcgacaacaacaacatcatcctgctgacctttgacccaaaTAGTGGAGAATTCAGCTCACATCATTACGGAAACTACGAGAGGGTGTTAGATCCACTGCCGAGGGGATACCGATACTACACTGTTGGTAACATCAATCAACAAACATCGCTGCCACTGCCATATTATGTCATCCACCCACGGGCGGAGTACCCAGCGAGAAACAGGGACAGGATCATATTCAGGGTCAGGGAGCAGAACGTGGGACGCCAAACTTCACAAAGGATCGATCAAGTGTATATCACACAGCATTATGAGCCATCTGAAAATCAGGGCACGAGGTATAATCCAGAGCATACATATCAGGTCACTACCAATCTGCTGACGGAGATCAGAGAGTTTTCTGTGGAAGAAAATGACATGAGCTCACTGACGTATCTCAGAGACCGCTTTGGAAGCCATGCTGATGATTCCCAACTATGGCAGATAAGAAACACGTGGGGTGAGCTTGCTTGTCTTgggctgtttttgtttattgtgaTCCAGGAGAAATACTCcactcacaaacacaacaacagaccTCAGCCAACACCAAGAAGGAACacacaaactgattttgtgaTCAATATCCCAGAAAGCAGGCATAATAATCCTGTTGGAATGTTTGCACAAATTCAAGCGGATCATAGAGATGAGATAACACTGAAGGTGACAActggaaaaaagggaaatgcCAGAATTATTTGGAGCGATGTTCCTAGACATCTTCTTAAAGAAGGTGTGATGGTGGCACTTTACAAGAATGATGAGGAAGAGGACGCTCTCACTTACAAATCTATTGGGAACAGAGGGTCGGGCAGTTATGATACATCAGTACCCCTGAATGAAGGCCTTCAGGCACGACTGCATGAAGCCAGGACTCTATGTTGCTTCTGGAAATCATTAGGAGATGAGATAGACAGAGGCAGTGTGTTTAAAAACCCCAAAGCTGTGAAAATACCGGGTTATGATGTTAACCTGCAACTCTTTGCAAAAGACGGCAAGGCTTGCGCTCGCTTAATAATGAATGAGTCTTTCCACAACTGGAAGTCTGAATTTAAAAACGCATGGGTAGGCTTCTATAGCTCTGAAAATAAAGCCACAAAAAACCACGAATGGTGGCAATGGCAGTGGGCAACaaaattcaaagaaaacactgatTTTCAGGACATGTTTTATGATGTGTACGAGTACGAGTCAGGTATGACAATTGCCCCAGGAGTGCAAGCACGCTTCATTATGCAGGATGAAATAGAGAAAGCAAGAACCTCACCCTGGGGGGAATAA